atacaacattaatcattcattttatgaaacattttatgagaacttaaaaaaactgtcaaaaaagTTAATccattttttcactttttcataaaaaatttctaccaCAACTCTCCCTTGGTGCAATTGTCACTCTGCAACtataaatgcttgtgaggtgtggggagCAAGAActagagttcaagtctccaggagggaacgtcacacacatatacacttagattaggctagagtataaattctatcttgtataaaaaataaataaaaaaatcttaaaatggtttactaaaatatgccctaagggcatacattagtaaaaccttaaaaaaaattataatagtcCTATAAtattaagaattattttttttcatgctttgCCATTATTTTTTAGGACAAAAGTTAAGAATAGTTTGCTGTAAAGATTACATGAGCACAACTACGAAGATGACCCAACTTTGTTGAATGTCATTCTCGTTCATTTCAACCAGACAATATCCCACTAAAACTATTATGATCTTGGAGCAGACAATGTacctctagcattattcttaaaatattatcattaCACTTAATTAGTAATCATAATAGGTATGTAGTCGTTATATTCTCATATTAGGCATTAAGGGGTTAAGAAAGACATCATTGTGTCCTGGATTGCTGCTTTAGTCCTAAATTGGATTGATATTATTGTATGAAACTCAAAAGGGTTTTTCATGGCTATGATCttataagagagagaggaataataaatttgtgacACAGACTTTTCACAATGTCAGATTACAAATTTCAACCAGTCACACTTAAATGGGGAGATAAGCCATCCACCTATCTATCATGGCAGCACACTCCTTGACCTTGTATTCAGCAGCAATGTGGCCTGCTCCCTGTACaaggaaaaagaatatatgaaaGTTCGTTTAGATTTCTACTTGTAGACATTATTTAGAGTTCAATTTAGTGAAGGATATTTCTTGCCTTCACAGTCGCGAAGATCAAACTGAAAGTATCACTTATCAACTTCTTTGTGTACCTGCAAGTTCGTGTGAGAGAGAACATAGTTCAGGCTCCTGATTAGAAGataaaaaaggggggggggggggggaatttttAAGAGATTCGCAAACTTTGAAACCCACCCTGCAGTTTGACCACTAACAGACCATACTCTCCAGCTTTCGTCTATACTTAAATTGAGAGAATTTATCCATTGTTGTGTGCCAATGTGTGGAACTGACATGTCGTGGTCACCACTGTTGGATTAAAAAGAATGTATTAGTCACCCATTCTATAATTACTCTTACTCAAGCACTCTTAACTCCGGAGTTTTGATGAAATCAGGTGCATTAATCCTGGTATATTACTTAGTACTATTGCTAACTTAAGACTTATATTAGTTTTGCTAACTGATATTCACTGCACTTAGTCAAATTTCGACAGCAGAAGTAAAAGTAAGCCACAAtttcaataaaagaaaataaataaaaataacaaggTGTTGAAGTTTTGTTGCCAAAATTTAGGCATTACCTAtccaaacatatttcaataaTGATTCAGAAAAAGGTACGTTATGCATTCCAATACCTTGATGCTATGGTGGCAAAAATGTGGGGGAACAGAGTAAAAAGAAGGTCCTTAATGTGAGTGGAGTTGCTAATTATTTGCAAAGAAACACTTTGCTTGATGAATAAAATAAGAGGTTTAGACCAAAAACATTTTGAGAATTTTCATGTTCATGAAATTTTTGAGACTATAACCCAAGATAGAAAGTGACAGAGATAATTAAATGTGCTTGATAACAACTTTGAATATTGTTGAAAAGGTTTTTGCACTTTTTAAGTGAGGAATTTGGGTAAGAAACCTGGCATGTCACCACCATGAATAACTGAAATAGAAGTGCAAAAGTATCCTGTCAGATTTTACCTGTATACCAAAGCTCGTAGGTCAGCATTGGTGAGATTTTGATGATAGCCAACAACACTAGCGACCTCCTTGGTGTAAGCTAAGCTGGTATTACAGTATTGCCAAAAGGTTTTGGTCCCCTGTTTAGCATCACAAAAATGTTATAATAATTCTATGGTTGGACTGGTTATTGTGATATATGAATAGATTACACATACCGGTCGAACTCCAAGAGCTTCTTGAACACCTTTATTATTCGCCCAGACGGAGCAGAGCATATGATTATAGCTCTGAATGAAATTAAACCAAGATCTTAGATGCTTGTTGATATAAtaacacatacaaaaaaaaaacacaatttgtCTGAGAGTCAGAGAGAAGGGGCATTACACGACACCAATGTGCATTACTAGACTTTTCTGAGAGAGATCTTCGATCTGACTCTACGTCTtcatttggttttggaattccATTAGTACAAGATGGTTCCAAAATGTTTAACGAGTTGATATCACTTGTCAGCTGCAAATTCAAGTGATCACCAATTCTCAGTGCATATTGAAATTTGATGATGAAATAAGtctaaataatattttgatcCTCTAACCTCATCGATAGCATCAACATCTGATGAGCATTGATAATTGCTAGCATCTATATCTACATAATTGCCATTGCAGCTTGTTTTGGCTGACTAAAAGCATGAAAAATAAGAGTTTAGCATGTAATTGCATTGAATAGAAGAGATTCATAAtaagtgaggaaaaaaaaaaaaaatacaagctAAGGAAGCATTATGAAAAAgacaataatgaaaaacaacttaaaataaTACTCATGCTGGTACAGGCTTACATAAGAGTGGATATAGAAGGCTGCTAAAATCAGACAGTGTTTAAAGTTATTGacttattgtaataaaaaaaaatgctttacaTATAAATAACTCctagaattttcttttctacctctatttggaagaagaagaaagttgtTAAACATCAAATTACCTCATAGAGTTGATCTGATATGAGAGACAGACGATGAGCATAAGGGATTCTTGTATTTGTGTCAATGAAAGAATCTGTCGCTGGGTTCTGAAGCACATACCCCTAGTGACAATTTAACAATATTCAATCAACCAAACTTTGATATTCAAAATACAATgctttaaataattttgaaaaaacaataGAAAGTTATTCTATTGGAAACAATATTCTAAAGCCATTTTCTATCTTATTGATAAAATATACTTGGATTACATACCTTGAGATTAATCATTGGCACAATTCCAGCTTCATTacctacaacaacaaaatcGAACTGCTAATTTTAGAGAGAGTATTTAGCTTGTTGTAAGTGTTTCTTttcaaagaaaagaattttGGTTCATGTTTATAGGAGGGGTGAAGTTAGGCTTATTTTGTTTGTATcttgtattatttaaaaatttaaacgaTGCATTAgaaacatttttatatttacaatataTGATCCTAATCAACCATAAAATTGATTCTTTTCAAAGGAAGAGGATCCTAACTAAAATTTAGGTTTAAACCAAGTAGCAacttttagaaaaattcaaaaccaaaatataGTTTCTAAGTTGTTGTACCTTAGTTTTTCtacttaaattaaacaatttggATGCATTATTGGGTACCAATGTGCtacatggttgaatttaattgaagaattaaattttaatacttAAGAAATTGTACCTAAAAtttttctctatatatatatatatatataatccttcCTGTAGATATCGTGGCTCttttgttaacaaaaataaaaaatgcaatatGTTTCCTTATTCATCAGTAAGTAGTAGTAATTGTTAGTGCTATTGAAAGTTGAGACATTTCACTAAATTGTTTCATTGTATTCTAAGAAGAGCCAAGTTATGGTGACTTGGGtatttaacaaaagaaaaacatagagGATAAGGAAAAAGTTTAGTTCCAAACTGATTTGGAGTTATCTTTCTCCAACCTACTATGTGGCAATTGAAGAGAGTGAATAACCTTATACATCGACACACTAGAAAAGATAGCTCCAAACCTGTTTGATTTAACTTTGTACAAAGGTTAATAGGAAGAGTTTATGATAAGTTTGGATCCTCCTCATCCACAAATATTACCTAACACAATCTGTTGCACAAGTATTGGTATAAGTAGGCCAGAATACGATTCACCACCAACATAGAGTTGATTTTCCAAAAACTGAGGGTgctcattcaaccactgcataaaaattgaaattaacttagaaaaatttaaacacctcatcaaataaaatttgaaaaaactaaGTATATTCTATTATCATCCATTTTCTAACACCTTTTGTAGAAATTCATAGGTTTGTGCTACAAATTTGTAATCGCCTATAATATAGCCATCTAAGCTCTCTGAATAAGAGAATCCAGTCCCAACTGGTCCATCCAAATATATAATGTTGAGGCTCTGAAAAACCATCAACACATTTCAATAAGAtggattaaaattttgttataatagAGTTGATATGAAATGTGCATAAAAATCAAACTAGTGCAATTAAATTCATACTTGTGTCCACGCAAATGGGTTATCCTGAAGTGTTGGTAGGCTCCCATTGTAATCTCCAAGTTTGAAGGTTACAGGACCTATATATTTGTGAGATATACATTTAGAAGattgttgaaatttaatttgtaaatgAGACACAATTCATGTACCTACCAGGACcaaatttaaaacttgaatCCTCTATAAATAGTTAGTTGGAAATACTTTGTTAGCTAATTTTCTTGCATGTGATGTGGATGAGACCCTAAAATTCAATGgtacaattttaaaattcaaaatatatattccaATTATATACCTATTATCcctaaaatgaatgaaaagatgaGTAAGAGTAGCCTACCACTTTCAAAAAAGATACCAGCAAGACCAGAGCAACCAGGGCCTCCACTCATCCATAATACAAGAGGGTCCCTTGAAGGGCTCCTTTGGGACTcaacaaaatagtaaaataattgtACGGTCTCATTATCGCCCACACCAATGTATCTACATGGACCAATATCCAACAAAATAAATCAGTATCTACTGCTATCTacacatcattatcatttttttttgagtaataataaaattcattggGAAAGTCAAGATTCTTGTTTTGGGGGTACACGGTGTCAGTTTTTAGGTGAGATTATATTAAATACACACAATTTTGTGGGTTCCTTCCTATAACAGTTGTTGATGGTGCCCCTATTTGCAAAGTACAAAaaggaatttttatttctttgaggAAAAAGTCTTgaattacaacatttttcacaattttttgtcacaattgtGACGCGGGAGAGTGTgatttgtgaagaaaaaaaataatgggtCCATGTGTAGATGATGACTAATCACTCACAATTTGTTATGTTAGAGTTATGACAAATAAATTGTGGATAAAAATATAACCCGAAACCAACCTAATGATCTGGTCGGTTCTTTCGTTCGGGGTTTTATAACCAGGGCTGATATTTAGCCAAATTCATTGATATTTGGCTGGATCTGTTGAGATCTGGCCAATATCTGGTTGGATCCGTTGAGATTGGGCTGAAATTTGGCTGGACCTATTGAGATTTGGCCTAGATTTCGTAGGATAACGGCGAGATCTCACTGGATTTTGAAGGATCTAGACCAGATATCGGCTAGATCTTGCCAAATTTGGTTTggaatgcttaataaattgccTGAAAGGTTGAAGCTTACGAGTGGGTTGGGTTTCATGGGTTTTGAAAGGGAAAACCCGCAATTGACCCACGAGGGTCGGGTTAGAGAGTTCAGAACCTACATCCAACCATCAAAGTTGTTGGATCAGGTGGTGGCGGGTCGGACGTGGGCAGGCTGCTTGGACACCCCTACTTATTACATATACATATTCACCGTACATATACTACCACAtgaattgaaattatattgttaaaaCAGAACAAtagattataatatattaataataacaataataattagcTTGGTCACACGTGCTTTGTGCGTGcgatgaagtttttttttttattgaaaaaaaattgtttttattttatatataaaatttttattttgagaatctaatttataagtaaataaagcaatttaaaaattaaaatgtgagTGACTTTATCTTTTagacaatgttttagtggaaattagagttgtatttttaccagattgtcttttaattttgtctctatttaaacatatgGGTGTCAAACcattttttgaacaaaaaaaaaaaaataaagataccAGACAATGAAAGCTCATTAAATAAcaatatagataataataataaaacaagacAATAGACCGTTTAAAGTGACCAAGCAAGCATAATATACAAGAGCCAACAAGAAACATTAAAAAGTGTGGGTTAATATACCTCTACAGTCACATCAAAAGGTaataaacaaaaaccaaatgcTTTCCAGCTCAGCTGTgacattttttgtgtgtttttaattGAAACGTCAAAGGTTCAAATGAAATCCCTCGTCCACATTGCGATCATCAAATTATACtctcacacaaaaaagaaaaaaagaaaaaaagaagtaagaaGCAAATTAAAATGCGTGACATGTATCATAAATTCATAGTGCACAACTGttcatttctcaaaatattttgtgcCACCGGAAAGAAATCTCCCCTAACTAgcatgatgacgatgatgataaTAACAATGAGACGAGAATactatttttgcttttatattttcACCATATTTTTACTTTGgtctcatattttttatttttatcacttttagtgcttattttaaaaaaaacgtGTTCCATTTTGATCACTACCGTTATCTTAATAATGAAGATATCTTACGTAGTAAACGGATTGATGTGTTGGCACACTTAATAAtaatgtggctaataaaataataataataataaaatttaattaccatttaaaaaattgccacattaacattttaaatattaaaaaaagcatCGAtagaaaacaattaaaaaaaaaaaaaatctaaactaatgatttttaaaataaaatcaaaaaaataattaaaataaaaatatcttttCCTTCCATTATTTTCTTCAGAAGAACACATTCATGtatgttttttgtgttcttCCCAACACATGACTATTCATATTCGTTTCTCTGTCTTTCTTGTACTTTCTCTAAAGCCAAACACATCAAAACTccagtaaaataaaataacatttaacTAAGCATTTCTTGGCAACGTCAATCTCAAGATCTGAACATTTTTCTCTCCTAATCGGTAATCCAGAAAATCCCTTTTtcacaaacccaacaaattCTCATtcataaacccaaaaaactcCCTTTCACAAACCTAGTATATCACTTCCCAACAGTCACACACAGCAAATAGTCCtttcacaaacccacaaacccaaattATCCCTTCTCAACACACACGGCAAATGAGTTTttcaaatttgtcaaaaatccaaaacaaatagAACAAACTCAAGATCAGCTTCAAATTCAATCCCAagatagagagagtgagatgagAAAGTGAGGAGGAGAGGAAAACTGACCCACCACACCCGACCAAAAAACTAACCCACCACCTGTAACACTTTCCTCCTCCTCACGAAGTGAAACTGCAGGGCCGACTTGTGGAACCCATTGACGAGGAGGATCTTACCAAGTTGTGGtggtggcggcggcggcggtgAACGAAGGAGAGGAACGGTGGGAGCTTTGGCCAAAGGGTACCGAGAGTGAGATCAAGAAACACCGCTAGCGGTGGTATTGATGGTGGCGATGAGCGAGGGTGAAGAGATGTTGGAGAGTGAGAGGGAGGAAGAAAATCTGAGAACTGAGATTAGAGAGAAAGTTGCAAGAAAATCTgttcatatttttataattgaagaattttaaaaagaaaatggttttgattttaaatgctgacgtggatttttttaatgttaattaaaaatttttattattattttattaactatGTAATTCGTTTGCTACGGAGAATATTTCTGTTATGTAGGAACCAAAATGGAatgcatttttcaaaataagaactaaaagtgataaaaataaaaaataggtacTAAAGTAAAAATAGGATGAAAATGTAAGGacgaaaataattaaaacttaCCCGGTTTCAAGCGTGAAGGGAAGCTCACCGGTATAGCCAGGTAGAGTTGTGACAATCTTGGAAGTGTTTGAGCTTGCAGAGGCTGCTGCTACTAAGAAAACCAGAAGAAGAAGTATACACAAACCCATCCAAGAACAACAACAAGGCTTAAGCTTAAGCTGCACAATTCTTAGAGGTTGATGTTTAGTTGCCTTTGGTACCATactttccaaaacaaaaacaagcaagaAATGGGGCCTGTGTTTTGGCTATTTGAATTAGCAGAGAGATTCTAGACAGAatcttgttttatatatattttttatgttacatTTAACACCACTTCCAATGCCATCCGTAAGTCTCAAATTATAAATTCGACCTAATTTTATTGTTCATTTATACCGTAATTTTTTATATCTCATCcaactttcaaaatttatattaaagttTGTTTGACCGTGTATAAACATCACATGGCCCCCAggaatcccaaaaaaaaaaaaaaaatactctagTCTCAAAAGCCAAAACTCAATAGTATCACGTTTAAAATTGCATACATATGTTTAAAATTGCAGTTaaagtcaaaactcaaaagcatatgtatttttattattattttcccttACCCATTACACCTtaacatattattatatgacCGCTATTGTAttcagtggcggctccaggaattttttcCAGGGTGTTCCTCAATAAGTATAAATTACAagatctaataaaaataaaattttatatattgacaacaacaatcaaaaaacatgtaaatacataaaatttacaattgccttctacgattttttattttttgaaatcgttgcataatagtttcattatcaatgctacaagctatatctttttcaatatacacaaccaagcaatcattcatccaccgATCTCCCATTTGATTGCGCggttcattctttatatatttcattgctgaaaaacttctttctactgTTGCAGTAGCAACAGGAAGGGTCAAAGCTAACTTCACAAGCAaatagactaatggataagtTTCATGCTTCCTCGTGCTCACTAACTTTTCAGCAAGTTCACTAACTCcttgaaactctaaaaacaagtcattgttgcgcatatcaaaaatgaaattctgaAGCTGAGAGTCAAGTGCCAAGATATCTGTCCCAGGAAAATCATATGGATAGAACTTTGCTAGATGTATTaacttttccttatcaaaagccACAAATGAATTACTTGGATTCAAGCAAGCCATACAAATTAGCAAATCGGTATTCACCTCTGAAAAACGATTGTTTAGCTCTTGAAGTTGCATATCTATGACTGTGTAGAATAGCTCAACAcgataatgatgtaaatttgtattttgttgggtGTTGTGTCACGGCCTCCCattaactacaaatatttcatccatgttcaaGATAGGAATATCATGTGTGGCATAAAATGAAGACACTTCAGTCAATAAAGATGTCCATTCATCATCTCTCATCACTTGCAATCGTTGCTTAGACACTTTAACAAGATCCATAGCATTtactatatcttgattttttttttgcaatgctattgacaactcatttgtgatccataaaatgtttttcatcaagtgtagagcaaaaacaaattcaaaagatagaattgacctcataatagatcgagcttcaactttttggtcagagaacccatcttcttcaataatctcaaGTACATCAGCAACAGCagaaaacatcaaaatcaagttgagaataGTCCCATAATATGATCCCAACGTGTATCACCAGGATGTTTAAGAtttgtctcttgattcaaaCCTTGTCCACTTCTTCATACACCATTCTctaaatcttctttaattttggcaaattgagCATCTCGAAGAGCATCTCGTCTCTTACAAGAGCCTCCAATAAcagttactaaattactaatcacataaaaaaaatcagcaatgttaatgtgatttttagcaacggcaacaagtgtcaattgaagttgatgagcaaaacaatggacataaaatgctgacttattctctttcaaaattaaagttttgagaccATTGATATCACCTTGCATATTACTAGCTCCGTCATAACCTTGCCCACGTAGTCtcgataaactcaaattatgttcacaaagtaaacCTTCAATAGCACATTTGAGTGACAAAGCGGTGGTACTTGCTACATGTACAATACCAAGGAACCGCTCAATAATAATTCCTTGTTTGTTCACAACGAAGAACGAGTGCCATTTGTTCTTTTACTGAGATATCACGTGAAtcatcaactaatattgaaaagaacccaTTGCCAAGATCCTCGATGATGGCTTTGGATGTTTCACGTGCAATTGCATTCACCATGTCTTTTTGAATATCAGGATGGGTAAGCTTGCAATTTTTTCAAGTATTTTGCATCACTTCATTGATAGATTCATTGTGATCCCccaaaaattgtagaagctCAAGGAAATTTCCTTTATCACTTGAACTTTGAGATTCATCGTGACCACGAAAAGCTAATCCTCGGAATAAAAGGAATCTTACGCAATCAACTATTGCGTTTAATTGAATATGATATTCAactttatcttgatttgattgcttaaccAAAACACTTTGAATGTGTTGCTTTTCCTTCTGTAAATCTTCACTCTTCTTGACAGCTTGGTTATGAGCACTATTAACTCCTCCAACATGGGAATCTAACTTCCCAACCTGAttccaaagtttgaatcctttcGTTACAAAAGTGTCACCTCCTCCTTGCTTACCAACATCTTTCCCAAATAGgtagcaataaaaacaaaatgttgcATCTTTGGCTATACTATATTCCAACCAATTTCTAGTTTCATACCATTCGACTCTAAATCGACGGGACTTTCCAGAAAAATATGATACCGGGTAATCATGAGGAGGTCGACAAGGGCCTTTTCCTAAATAATGTCTTTttatttcatcatgattattagGATGATAAGATGATATCTTTTGTCATAGCCCAGGATCTGAAGGaagattttctaagttaaagtcaACACGACTTCGCTTAGAAGATggagatgaatcttgcacaTGAGATGAATCTTGCATAAGAGATAAATCTTGGGTACGTGGTTTTTTTATCaagtatttgtccataattttagcaaaagaataaaaaataaattataagtttatttgaaatattaataaattattaataattgttgtttagttgtttcattaatttgtttgttttttataaattataatttgttatattattgtttcattaattataaaattattaattgttgtttagcctaacataatttaattttttttgtcttttataatgtattggttaattaaattgtTAACGCTAAAagacaatcagaaaatttcacaaaaactagctaccaatcagaaaatttcacaatcacaatctcacaaatcacaataatgctaaaagacaattaatgtCTTTGAGTCCAATACCAATACACACCAACAGTCCAACATGGCAACACCAACACATTACAATTTACACACCAACCAACGGATAAGAATCAATCATAAGATAAAGCCAAAAGCAAAatgccaaattcaaaaagtaaaaaaaataataaagttaaagtGTTAAACTGAGTGCttgtttcccaaaaaaaaataaaaaaataaaaataaagagtgCTTCAGCCAGCCAATCATGGTTCACCAGTTCAGACAAGGAGACAAAATCATAaagttaag
This portion of the Castanea sativa cultivar Marrone di Chiusa Pesio chromosome 7, ASM4071231v1 genome encodes:
- the LOC142643643 gene encoding serine carboxypeptidase-like 13; the encoded protein is MVPKATKHQPLRIVQLKLKPCCCSWMGLCILLLLVFLVAAASASSNTSKIVTTLPGYTGELPFTLETGYIGVGDNETVQLFYYFVESQRSPSRDPLVLWMSGGPGCSGLAGIFFESGPVTFKLGDYNGSLPTLQDNPFAWTQSLNIIYLDGPVGTGFSYSESLDGYIIGDYKFVAQTYEFLQKWLNEHPQFLENQLYVGGESYSGLLIPILVQQIVLGNEAGIVPMINLKGYVLQNPATDSFIDTNTRIPYAHRLSLISDQLYESAKTSCNGNYVDIDASNYQCSSDVDAIDELTSDINSLNILEPSCTNGIPKPNEDVESDRRSLSEKSSNAHWCRSYNHMLCSVWANNKGVQEALGVRPGTKTFWQYCNTSLAYTKEVASVVGYHQNLTNADLRALVYSGDHDMSVPHIGTQQWINSLNLSIDESWRVWSVSGQTAGYTKKLISDTFSLIFATVKGAGHIAAEYKVKECAAMIDRWMAYLPI